The following proteins are encoded in a genomic region of candidate division WOR-3 bacterium:
- a CDS encoding DUF4416 family protein has translation MAEIHEPHKVLSFAGLIFIKEFNPDSALEHFNELLGKVIKKSEVIPFIHTTYYNKEMGENLLRQWILFEKLIYPDLLVDLKHKSNEIENKFLSGNGGRMINIDPGLISLSNIILASTKNYSHRIYLGKGIYAEVTLIYKDHQFRPLEWTYPDYREEKALKFFDECRMVLKRTY, from the coding sequence ATGGCGGAAATTCATGAACCTCATAAAGTCTTATCCTTTGCTGGACTGATATTCATTAAAGAATTCAATCCTGACTCAGCACTGGAACATTTTAATGAATTGCTCGGTAAGGTGATTAAAAAATCAGAAGTCATCCCTTTTATTCATACTACATACTACAACAAAGAGATGGGTGAAAATCTTCTAAGACAATGGATTTTATTTGAGAAACTCATTTATCCTGATTTACTGGTAGATTTGAAGCATAAATCAAATGAGATTGAAAACAAATTTTTGAGCGGAAATGGCGGAAGGATGATTAACATTGACCCGGGTTTGATTTCTTTGAGCAATATCATCCTCGCCTCAACAAAGAATTATTCACATAGAATATATCTTGGCAAAGGGATATATGCAGAAGTCACCCTTATTTATAAAGACCATCAATTCCGTCCATTGGAATGGACCTATCCCGATTATCGGGAAGAAAAGGCATTAAAATTCTTTGATGAATGCAGGATGGTACTGAAAAGAACTTATTAA
- a CDS encoding prolyl oligopeptidase family serine peptidase — translation MLRNKVFITLNLIILAFLSAGEIVKYKKGNLVIENIPEIPTSLIKKLNSYQDVRYAYFLDWLPDDKGILIATRFADVNQIHQVEFPGGMRRQLTFFDEPVGGGRVCPDYSKPYFLFSKDSAGNEVDQIFKYNYRTGEYEMLTDGKSKYGYYLWSRKGDRFAFTSTKRNNKDFDIYLGDLSGEKSHRLILKVEGDWSPVDWSFDDTKLLLHKYISANESQLFILDIKTSALTEINPIDKKVSYDIARWAKGDKGIFYISDEFGEFNQLIYYDITSGAKEILTKSIPWDIVTFDLSPNGDTIAFVSNENGIAKLYILEIPTRKINLINLPIGWIGGIKFKPDGKSLALTLITYRAPSDVYTLEFKNRRLLRWTYSEIAGLDTTRFVPPELISYETFDSVDGKPRMIPAYVYKPRKSGPYPVIIDLHGGPSGQYTPLFSPMVQYYVNELGCAVVCPNFRGSSGYGKTFLTLDDGYKREDAVKDIGKLLEWIRKQSEFDSKRIAVIGGSYGGYMVLACMVHYSDLLKCGIDFCGISNFVTFLKNTADYRKDIRRTEYGDERDPKMQEFLINISPLTNSHKIKKPLFVVQGLNDPRVPVSEARQIVEAVRKNKVDVWFLLAEDEGHGFSKKPNRDYYQQAVVLFLEKYLLK, via the coding sequence ATGCTAAGAAACAAAGTATTTATTACTCTAAATTTAATAATACTTGCATTTTTATCCGCAGGTGAAATTGTTAAATATAAAAAAGGAAATCTTGTCATTGAAAACATCCCGGAAATACCAACAAGTTTGATTAAAAAACTAAATTCATATCAGGATGTCCGTTATGCCTATTTTCTTGACTGGCTACCTGATGACAAGGGAATCTTAATCGCTACCCGATTTGCGGATGTGAATCAAATCCACCAGGTTGAATTTCCGGGCGGGATGCGCCGTCAATTAACATTCTTTGATGAACCAGTTGGTGGCGGCAGGGTCTGTCCGGATTATTCTAAACCCTATTTTCTTTTCAGCAAGGATTCTGCAGGGAATGAAGTTGACCAGATTTTTAAATATAATTATCGCACTGGTGAATATGAAATGCTAACCGATGGGAAATCCAAATATGGCTATTATCTATGGTCAAGAAAGGGTGATAGATTCGCCTTTACAAGCACAAAAAGGAATAATAAAGATTTTGATATATATCTCGGCGATTTGAGTGGGGAAAAAAGTCATAGGTTAATCTTAAAAGTTGAAGGTGATTGGAGCCCGGTTGATTGGTCTTTTGATGATACAAAATTACTACTCCATAAATATATCTCAGCAAATGAATCTCAACTCTTTATACTTGATATAAAGACCAGTGCATTAACAGAAATCAACCCGATAGATAAAAAAGTATCATATGACATAGCGCGCTGGGCAAAAGGCGATAAAGGAATCTTCTATATCTCGGATGAGTTTGGAGAATTCAACCAGCTCATTTATTATGATATAACAAGTGGAGCAAAGGAAATCTTAACCAAGAGTATTCCCTGGGATATTGTTACCTTTGATCTATCACCCAATGGCGATACCATTGCCTTTGTCAGCAATGAAAATGGGATTGCGAAATTATATATCCTTGAAATCCCCACAAGAAAAATCAATCTTATTAATCTACCTATTGGCTGGATTGGGGGAATAAAATTTAAACCTGACGGCAAAAGTCTGGCATTGACTTTAATTACCTATCGGGCACCGAGTGATGTCTATACCCTTGAGTTCAAAAACAGAAGATTGCTCCGCTGGACATATTCGGAGATTGCGGGGCTTGATACAACCCGCTTTGTCCCACCAGAATTGATTTCTTACGAAACATTTGATAGTGTTGATGGCAAACCAAGAATGATTCCTGCCTATGTTTATAAACCAAGAAAATCAGGACCCTATCCTGTGATAATTGATTTACATGGTGGACCTTCAGGGCAGTATACTCCTTTATTCTCACCAATGGTTCAGTATTATGTGAATGAACTCGGCTGTGCAGTGGTCTGCCCGAATTTCCGTGGTTCAAGTGGTTATGGCAAGACCTTTTTGACCCTTGATGATGGCTATAAACGCGAAGATGCAGTAAAGGATATCGGCAAATTGCTGGAATGGATCAGAAAACAATCTGAATTTGATTCAAAACGGATTGCAGTAATCGGCGGGTCTTATGGTGGCTATATGGTCCTTGCCTGTATGGTCCATTATTCTGATTTGTTGAAATGCGGGATTGACTTTTGTGGTATAAGCAATTTTGTCACTTTTTTAAAGAATACTGCAGATTATCGCAAGGATATAAGAAGGACTGAATACGGAGATGAGCGCGACCCGAAGATGCAGGAATTTTTGATAAATATCTCGCCGCTCACCAATAGCCATAAAATAAAAAAGCCATTATTTGTGGTCCAGGGGCTAAATGACCCGAGGGTACCGGTGAGTGAGGCACGCCAGATTGTGGAAGCGGTGAGAAAGAATAAGGTTGATGTCTGGTTTTTGCTTGCGGAAGACGAAGGGCACGGCTTCAGCAAAAAACCAAATCGCGATTATTATCAGCAGGCAGTGGTTTTGTTTCTTGAAAAGTATTTGTTGAAGTAA
- a CDS encoding nucleotidyl transferase AbiEii/AbiGii toxin family protein — protein MEILTPLQQDFIRAFSKTKLVENFFLTGGTALSAFYLFHRYSEDMDFFTEIEGEVIKVVPILKKLLM, from the coding sequence ATGGAGATCTTAACACCTTTACAACAGGATTTTATAAGAGCATTTTCAAAAACAAAACTCGTAGAAAATTTTTTCTTGACCGGGGGTACTGCCCTGTCCGCATTTTATCTTTTCCATAGATATTCAGAGGATATGGATTTTTTTACTGAAATAGAAGGCGAAGTAATAAAAGTTGTGCCGATATTAAAAAAATTGCTAATGTAA
- a CDS encoding site-specific DNA-methyltransferase: protein MQYLLENIRVNAQGKDNQRVISDLLTKFIIKDMNEWSGVNADLIITDPPFGIKFNGKNTNYHRNVKNVVDGYVEWSVSEYGEKIQQLLECIERNLKENGQALVFSGWNNSNIIHDRIIRFKGLTLRGKMYWTYNFAPVCRKKMSHNVYEIYWVTKGEQWTFHKRCNTSHCLKGEPNLTTLNFKRDYKVRMPKYPTRLPFKLLQCLIEHFSNKNDLIFDPLCGSGMLGVVAYFMGRNFLLGDLNPNGKIVFEHLLDYYLNKNGLQQDKMLLTWWKK, encoded by the coding sequence ATGCAGTATTTATTGGAGAATATAAGAGTGAATGCGCAAGGGAAGGATAATCAAAGGGTAATATCAGACTTGCTGACGAAATTTATCATTAAAGATATGAATGAATGGTCTGGTGTTAACGCGGACCTAATAATTACCGACCCACCTTTTGGCATAAAGTTCAATGGGAAGAATACAAATTACCATAGAAATGTTAAGAATGTGGTTGATGGATATGTAGAATGGAGTGTTTCTGAGTATGGTGAAAAAATTCAGCAATTATTGGAATGCATTGAGAGAAATTTAAAAGAAAATGGCCAGGCTCTGGTCTTTTCAGGATGGAATAATAGCAATATCATCCACGATCGGATTATTAGATTCAAAGGATTGACATTGAGAGGGAAGATGTATTGGACATATAACTTTGCACCGGTTTGTAGAAAGAAAATGTCACATAATGTCTATGAGATTTACTGGGTTACCAAAGGTGAACAATGGACATTCCATAAGAGATGCAATACTAGTCATTGTTTAAAGGGTGAACCAAATTTGACAACATTAAATTTCAAAAGGGATTATAAAGTGAGAATGCCTAAATATCCAACAAGATTACCGTTTAAACTACTTCAATGTTTAATAGAACATTTTTCAAATAAAAATGATTTAATTTTTGACCCTTTATGTGGAAGTGGAATGTTGGGTGTGGTTGCCTATTTTATGGGCAGGAATTTTTTGCTGGGGGATTTAAATCCAAATGGTAAGATTGTTTTTGAACACCTCCTTGATTATTATTTAAATAAAAACGGGTTGCAGCAGGATAAGATGTTGTTAACCTGGTGGAAGAAATGA
- the queD gene encoding 6-carboxytetrahydropterin synthase QueD: MFEISVQGNFSAAHRVKGYKGDCAGVHGHTYKIEVKVEVEKLDKLGMAMDFRRVKNLLKKILSKLDHKNLNNLAFFRKHNATAEWIAVYIYNEMKKKIRNIKSVTVWEGLENSVTYME; this comes from the coding sequence ATGTTTGAAATATCGGTTCAAGGGAATTTTTCGGCAGCGCATCGCGTCAAAGGCTATAAAGGTGATTGTGCGGGTGTGCATGGACATACTTATAAAATAGAGGTGAAGGTTGAAGTTGAGAAACTGGATAAGTTAGGAATGGCAATGGATTTTAGAAGGGTGAAAAATTTACTCAAAAAAATTCTTTCAAAACTTGACCACAAAAACTTAAACAATTTGGCATTCTTCAGAAAACATAATGCCACTGCCGAATGGATTGCAGTCTATATTTATAACGAAATGAAAAAGAAAATAAGAAACATAAAATCTGTTACGGTCTGGGAAGGGCTTGAAAATTCAGTGACATATATGGAATAA
- a CDS encoding DUF2703 domain-containing protein: MRRSEYGCCGSAKKKQLTIRWERLLTDGKTCPRCGETENELEKAADILRKSLKPMGIEVLLEKDSLSKSEFEKNPLRSNRILFNGIPLEDLVAGKTGKSPCCDVCGPVECRTLEVDEQQYETIPSEIIVKAGLIAAARMLNKDNCCGER, encoded by the coding sequence ATGAGAAGAAGTGAATACGGATGTTGTGGCTCAGCAAAGAAGAAGCAGCTGACCATTAGATGGGAAAGGTTGTTAACCGATGGTAAAACCTGCCCGCGCTGTGGAGAGACAGAAAATGAATTAGAGAAGGCCGCTGATATTCTTAGAAAATCATTGAAACCAATGGGGATTGAAGTTTTGCTTGAAAAAGATTCACTTTCAAAGTCAGAATTTGAGAAAAACCCATTGCGGTCAAATAGGATATTATTTAACGGCATCCCGCTTGAAGATCTTGTTGCAGGAAAGACAGGTAAGAGTCCTTGCTGTGATGTGTGTGGTCCTGTGGAATGCAGGACACTTGAAGTTGATGAACAGCAGTATGAGACAATCCCTTCAGAGATTATCGTCAAGGCAGGCTTAATCGCTGCTGCCCGGATGTTAAATAAAGACAATTGCTGTGGGGAGAGATGA
- a CDS encoding DNA methyltransferase: MASKEQNLEQAILLEKEKGTPDIEIGRKFGVTYKYIEKVITKAKGINVSGFKDLKKIKILHPKDFIEEQTTVWSFKQRGNWATHSGEYRGNWSPYIPRNVILKYSKPGEIVLDYFCGAGTTAVESKLLGRRCIALDINEKAIELARRNLNFSVTPLQLRLVDKDNQYEIYEPEVMVGDARNLSFLQNNSIDLICSHPPYANIIQYTNSNESDLSHLNIDDFLTEMKKVAEESFRVLKPGRQCVILIGDMRKHKYVVPLGFKLIDVYLKAGFKLRELVIKRQHNCKTTGFWYTNSIKYNFLLLAHEYLPIFEKPFTPITIKEDAFVYTSLKPKFVKPVLKKQLKELETTTVWIFPQDDFEKNLDTNIIERYWTSDGYVTISLSANGGSSQNLARTKKKLRNSLVYIKAKIPHIESSNWDTDKYLEEIKNIVERELNSLNKGGIIAILINDIRKDNYLLPLGKLITDIIKFNNLLLKEIVIVTTENHKVDLDYKANQFLEITHYYLLIYEKKK; the protein is encoded by the coding sequence ATGGCATCAAAAGAGCAGAACCTTGAGCAAGCAATTTTATTGGAAAAAGAAAAAGGGACACCGGATATTGAAATTGGACGAAAGTTCGGTGTGACTTATAAATATATTGAAAAGGTTATAACCAAAGCTAAAGGTATAAATGTAAGTGGGTTTAAAGATTTAAAAAAGATAAAAATATTACATCCTAAAGACTTTATAGAAGAGCAAACGACTGTCTGGAGCTTTAAACAAAGGGGAAATTGGGCAACGCATAGTGGTGAATACCGTGGCAATTGGTCACCTTATATACCAAGGAATGTAATTCTAAAATATTCAAAACCTGGCGAGATTGTATTAGATTATTTTTGCGGTGCGGGCACAACCGCTGTTGAGAGTAAACTATTAGGAAGGCGATGTATAGCTTTGGACATAAACGAAAAAGCAATTGAATTGGCAAGGCGAAATTTAAACTTTTCAGTCACACCCTTGCAATTAAGATTAGTAGATAAAGATAATCAATACGAGATATATGAACCTGAAGTTATGGTTGGCGATGCCCGTAATTTATCCTTCCTTCAAAATAATTCAATAGATTTAATTTGCTCACATCCCCCATATGCAAACATTATTCAATATACCAATTCAAATGAAAGTGATCTGTCCCATCTTAATATTGATGACTTTCTTACCGAAATGAAAAAGGTTGCCGAAGAAAGTTTTCGGGTATTAAAGCCTGGTAGACAATGTGTAATACTTATTGGAGATATGCGGAAACACAAATATGTTGTGCCTTTGGGTTTCAAATTGATTGATGTATACTTAAAAGCTGGCTTCAAGCTTCGTGAACTTGTAATAAAACGCCAGCATAATTGTAAAACAACTGGATTCTGGTATACAAATAGCATAAAATATAATTTCTTACTCTTGGCACACGAATACCTTCCTATTTTTGAAAAACCATTCACTCCTATCACCATTAAAGAAGATGCCTTTGTTTATACTTCCTTAAAGCCTAAATTTGTTAAACCGGTGTTAAAGAAACAATTAAAAGAACTTGAAACAACCACCGTATGGATTTTCCCGCAGGATGATTTTGAAAAAAATCTGGATACAAATATAATTGAGCGTTATTGGACAAGCGATGGGTATGTAACGATTAGCCTTTCTGCTAATGGTGGTTCCTCTCAAAATTTGGCAAGAACGAAAAAGAAGTTGAGAAACAGTTTAGTTTATATTAAGGCCAAAATTCCACATATTGAATCATCTAATTGGGATACTGACAAATATCTTGAAGAGATAAAGAATATTGTAGAACGTGAACTCAATAGTTTAAATAAAGGTGGCATAATTGCCATATTAATTAATGATATACGAAAAGATAATTATTTATTGCCGCTCGGCAAGTTAATCACTGATATAATTAAATTTAACAATCTTTTACTTAAAGAAATTGTAATCGTAACCACAGAGAATCACAAAGTTGATTTGGATTATAAAGCAAATCAATTTTTGGAAATAACACATTATTATTTGTTAATTTATGAAAAGAAGAAATGA